From Gordonia crocea, the proteins below share one genomic window:
- the nadA gene encoding quinolinate synthase NadA — protein sequence MSITADFTSTLTWTEGPEGYTGVEPTQEWADEVHRLAKARNATILAHNYQLPSIQDIAHHTGDSLALSRIAAEADADEIIFCGVHFMAETAKILSPDKRVMIPDARAGCSLADSITAEDLRAWKAEFPDAVVVSYVNTTAEVKGLTDICCTSSNAVDVVASIDPDRDVLFLPDQFLGAHVKRETGRDNIHIWAGECHVHAGINGDELADQASAHPDADLFIHPECGCATSALYLAGEGAVPEEKVKILSTGGMLDAARETKASQVLVATEIGMLHQLRRAAPDVDFQPVNGRASCPYMKMITPAALLRCLVTGSDEVDVEPAVAERARASVEKMISIGNPGSGE from the coding sequence ATGAGCATTACCGCAGACTTCACGAGCACCCTCACGTGGACCGAGGGTCCCGAGGGGTACACCGGAGTCGAGCCCACCCAGGAGTGGGCCGACGAGGTGCACCGCCTGGCCAAGGCGCGCAACGCCACGATCTTGGCCCACAACTACCAGCTGCCGTCGATCCAGGACATCGCCCATCACACCGGCGACTCGCTGGCCCTCTCGCGGATCGCGGCCGAAGCCGACGCCGACGAGATCATCTTCTGCGGCGTCCACTTCATGGCCGAGACCGCGAAGATCCTCAGCCCGGACAAGCGGGTCATGATCCCCGACGCCCGGGCCGGGTGCTCGCTGGCCGACTCGATCACCGCCGAGGACCTGCGGGCGTGGAAGGCCGAGTTCCCCGACGCGGTGGTCGTCTCCTACGTCAACACCACCGCCGAGGTGAAGGGACTCACCGACATCTGCTGTACGTCGAGCAACGCCGTCGACGTCGTCGCGTCGATCGACCCCGACCGCGACGTGCTGTTCCTGCCCGACCAGTTCCTCGGTGCGCACGTCAAGCGCGAGACCGGCCGCGACAACATCCACATCTGGGCCGGGGAATGCCACGTGCACGCCGGCATCAACGGCGACGAACTCGCCGACCAGGCGTCGGCGCACCCGGATGCCGACCTGTTCATCCACCCGGAGTGCGGCTGTGCGACCTCGGCCCTCTACCTGGCCGGTGAGGGTGCCGTGCCGGAGGAGAAGGTGAAGATCCTGTCCACCGGCGGCATGCTCGACGCCGCCCGGGAGACCAAGGCCTCCCAGGTACTCGTCGCCACCGAGATCGGCATGCTGCACCAGTTGCGGCGCGCGGCTCCCGACGTCGACTTCCAGCCGGTCAACGGCCGGGCGTCGTGCCCCTACATGAAGATGATCACCCCGGCCGCGCTGCTGCGCTGCCTGGTCACGGGCAGCGACGAGGTCGACGTCGAGCCGGCCGTCGCCGAGCGGGCGCGCGCGAGCGTGGAGAAGATGATCTCGATCGGCAACCCCGGCTCGGGCGAATGA
- the nadC gene encoding carboxylating nicotinate-nucleotide diphosphorylase, with the protein MTGSADLVTDEVRALIALALDEDLRYGPDITTMATVPADAVADAAIVSRAHGVVAGVPVARAVFDAVIGAGRYEVATELADGTRVAPGDTVLALRAPTRELLTAERTALNLLCHLSGIATATAAWVDAVDGTKAEIRDSRKTLPGLRSLQKAAVRAGGGVNHRMGLGDEALIKDNHVAAVGSVAAALQAVRATAPDIPVEVEVDSLDQLDEVLALAPSLVLLDNFPLWATQMAVSRRDARSPSTKLESSGGLTLEVAADYAKTGVDYLAVGALTHSVAVLDLGLDM; encoded by the coding sequence ATGACCGGATCGGCCGACCTCGTCACCGACGAGGTGCGGGCGCTCATCGCGCTCGCGCTCGACGAGGACCTGCGCTACGGGCCCGACATCACCACGATGGCGACGGTGCCGGCCGACGCGGTCGCCGACGCGGCCATCGTCAGCCGGGCCCACGGCGTCGTGGCCGGCGTGCCGGTGGCACGGGCGGTGTTCGACGCGGTGATCGGCGCCGGGCGCTACGAGGTTGCCACCGAGTTGGCCGACGGGACCCGGGTCGCCCCCGGGGACACGGTGCTGGCGCTGCGCGCCCCGACGCGCGAGCTGTTGACCGCCGAGCGCACCGCGTTGAACCTGCTGTGCCACCTGTCCGGCATCGCCACCGCCACCGCCGCATGGGTGGACGCGGTCGACGGGACCAAGGCCGAGATTCGGGACTCGCGCAAGACGCTGCCGGGCCTGCGGTCGTTGCAGAAGGCGGCGGTCCGCGCCGGCGGGGGAGTCAACCACCGGATGGGCCTGGGCGACGAGGCGCTCATCAAGGACAACCACGTCGCCGCCGTCGGATCGGTGGCCGCCGCGCTGCAGGCGGTGCGCGCGACCGCACCCGATATCCCCGTGGAGGTCGAGGTCGACTCGCTCGACCAGCTCGACGAGGTGCTGGCCCTGGCGCCGAGCCTGGTCCTGCTCGACAACTTCCCCCTGTGGGCCACCCAGATGGCGGTCTCGCGCCGCGATGCCCGCTCGCCGTCGACGAAACTCGAAAGCTCGGGCGGCCTGACCCTCGAGGTCGCCGCGGACTACGCGAAGACCGGTGTCGACTACCTCGCGGTGGGGGCGCTGACCCATTCGGTCGCCGTGCTCGACCTCGGCTTGGACATGTAG